The DNA segment AACCATGTCTATTAAGTTCATCAACTTCAGGAGTTTCCAATCCGAAGATGAAAATATTATCATCTCCTACCGCTTCATGAATTTCTACGTTAGCACCATCTAAAGTACCAAGGGTTAGAGCTCCATTTAGCATAAGTTTCATATTACCTGTTCCACTTGCCTCTTTACCAGCTTGTGAAATTTGTTCACTAATATCTGCTGCTGGTATAATCTTTTCAGCAAGTGTTACTTTATAATCTGGTAAAAATACAACCTTAATATAATCTCGAACTAATTCATCTGATTCAATTAATTGAGAGATTGAATGAATGAATTTAATAATGTTTTTCGCCATTTGATAACCTGATGAAGCTTTTGCCGCAAAGATAAATGTTCTTGGTACTGGACGCAATCCATTGTATTTAATTTCACGATATAAATAAACAATGTGTAACGCATTTAACAATTGACGTTTATACTCATGCAGACGTTTAACCTGTACATCGAAAATAGAATCTGGATTTACTGTAATACCAGTTGTTTCTTGGATATATTTAGCAAGTTGCTCTTTCTTAACTTTTTTGATTTCTTGTAATTTTTCAACAACTTTTTTGTCTTTAGCATATTTATTTAATTTATCAATTTTTGATAAATCTTTAACGAAATCATCCCCAATCAAATCTTCTAAATATTCTGCTAGTTCAGGATTAGCCTGTCCTAACCATCTTCTATGCGCAATACCATTAGTTACATTCCCAAACTTAGTTGGATAAAGTTCATGGAATGCTCTGAATGTAGAATCAACTAATATATCACTGTGAAGTTTTGATACTCCATTTACATTATGACTTCCTACTATAGAAAGATTTGCCATTCTAATTTGATTGTCATAAATAATAGCTGTTTCTGCTAAAGTATAATCTTTACCTTGATCAATTACCCATTGACAGAAACGTTTATTAATTTCTTCTATAATTGAGTAAATACGTGGTAATAAAGGTTTAAATAATTCAACTGACCATTTTTCTAATGCTTCTGCCATTATTGTATGGTTTGTATACGCAAATGTTTTTGTTGTAATATCCCATGCTTTATCCCAAGAATATCCATACTCATCTAATAATAGTCTCATAAGCTCAGGTACTCCCATAGCTGGATGAGTATCATTTATATGTAATGCAACATGTTCAAATAGATTTTCTAATGTACCAAATTCATTGTAATGATTTTTTAGTAATTGTTGAATTGATGCGCTAATGAAGAAATATTGTTGTTTAATACGCAGTTCTTTACCTTCATTCGTACTATCGGCTGGATATAATAATTTTGAGATTGACGATGCAATAGCTTCTGCTTCAGAAGATTTTGAATACTCTCCACGTTCAAACAACTTCATATTAAAGCCAGTTTTTGCTTTTGCTTCCCAAAGACGAAGTGTGTTTACAGTTCCAGTTTTATATCCAGAAATTAATAGGTCATATGGTTCGGCTTGGATTGAAGTATAATCTTTATGTTCAACTTTAAAACCATCTTCTGTTAATTTTTCCTCAACTCGGCCGTAAAATCTAACTTCAACTTCTTCATCATTACGGTAAACTAGACCGTATTTTCCAAGATCTAACCAATAATCTGGAAATTCTTGTTGCCAACCATTATTAATTACCTGCTTGAAAATTCCATATTCATATAAAATAGAGAACCCTGTAACTGGATAATCACTACTTGTTAAAGCATCTAAGTAACATGAGGCAAGACGCCCAAGTCCACCATTCCCTAATCCTGGATCTGGTTCAATATCGTAAATTTCATCTAATGAAATACCATTATCAGCAAAATATTCTCTTACATCTTTTTCTAAATCTAAGTTAAATAAATTGTTTCTTAACGTTCTACCTACTAAAAACTCCATTGACATATAATAAGCACGTTTTTGTCTAGTTTTTTTAAGTTCTTGTTCATAAGCAAATTTCTTTTCTGATAAATCTTCTCTTATCGTGCTCATGAGAGCTTCATATACTTGACGTTTACTTGCTGAATCAATTGTTAGTCCAAATTGCCTTTTTAAATACTTCTCTATTTTTTCTTTGAATCTTTTGTTCTTCATTATTCTCTCCTGAGTCTTTTTATTTATTACACATATTATATGTCCATTCTAACTACACAATCTCATTGTACATCTCGATATATTTTAATGCTGATTTTTTCCAACTAACATCTTGGTTAATAGCATTTTTCATAATTTTATTCCAATTATGACGTTCCTGATAGTAACAATATGTTGCACGATAAACAGCGTCTAGCATATCATATGCGTCAAAACTTTCAAATGTAAATCCTGTCCCGTTTTTCCCATCAAATGGTTCTACTGTATCACGCAGCCCACCTACTCGATGGACAATTGGTACTGTCGCATAACGCATAGATATTAGTTGTGATAAGCCACAAGGTTCTGTTTTCGATGGCATTAAGAACATATCACATGAACTATACACTTTTGATGACATTTCTGATGAAAACATTATTAAACTTCGTACCTTGTCATGACGACGATGTTCTAGCGAACGAAGTGCATCTTCATAATGTCTATCACCTGTTCCTAATATAATAAGTTGTGCTCCCGATTTTAAAATTTGATCTGCGACATGAAGTACCAAATCTATACCTTTTTGATGAGTAAGACGGGTTACCATCCCAATCATCGGAATATTTTCATTAACTTCAAGTGACATTTCTTCTTGGAATTTAAGTTTATTTTGAACCTTATTTTTCAAAGTTTTCAAGTCGAAATTTTGATAAATTTGTTTATCTGTCTTCGAGTTGAATTTATCTATATCTAATCCATTCACAATTCCATGGAGTTTCCCTTGCTCAATTTTTAAAATACTGTCTAATCCGTATGAGAAATATGGATCCAAAATTTCATGGGCATACGTTTCACTTACAGTACTAATTCTATCAGCTAACTGAATTGCACCTTTTAATAAATTCAAATCTCCATTATAAATAAGTGCATCAAAGTATTTATTATCTAAACCGAACAAATAACCCATATCGTATGGATTAAACTTACCTTGGAATTCTATATTGTGAATAGAAATCACACTCTTAATATCACTATAAAAATTCTCTCCACGAGATTTTAAATCATCTAAATAAATTATAGATAAAGCAGTATGCCAATCATTAGCATTAAGTACATCTGGTTTATATTCAATATGTGGTAATATCTCTAAAGCGGCTTTTGAGAAGAATGCAAATCTCTCCCCATCATCACTTTGACCATAAACACTATCTCTATTAAAATATTGTTCATTATCTATAAAGTAATATTTTACTCCATCTATTTCAGTTTCAAATATACCACAATAAACTGTTCTCCAACCTAAATTAATAAAAATATGTTGTCTATATTCTAAGTTATATTTCTCTCTATCAATAGAAGAATATAATGGCAATATCACTCTTGCCTCTATATCTTCATCTTGCAATGCTTTAGGAAGTGAGCCAATAACATCACCTAATCCACCAACTTTAACGAAAGGTGCTGCTTCTGCTGCTACGAATAATATTTTCATTTTTGTCATCTCCTTATTCGTTGTTTTATCATAAATTTATTTCCAGATAAAAGGGTTAGTATTAATTTATGATTCTTTGCTTATTATACTCCTTTTCCAATAGAAAATCGAGATTTTAATTTTTCATAAATTATCCTAACCCTAATATTTAGTTATTTTACAACTTTATTTTTCTCTACAATTACTTGACAATTTTCTGTCCCTTTTAATTCAATTTTTTCTCCTATCGTTGCAGCTTTATCTGAAATTACATAATCTAAATAAGCTGATTTTTTCACAACGCAATTAGGCATTATTATAGAATTTTTAATTACAGCACCTTCTTCTACAACTACATCACGGAATAAAATACTATCTTCAACAATTCCATTAATTTCGCATCCATCACCTAAGATAGAATTTTTAACAATTGCTCCATCTCCATACATTGTTGGTACACTATCTTGAACTCTTGTCAGTATATCTGTTCCAGATAAAAATAACTCTCTTAACTTATCTGGATTTAGTAAATCTTTATTAAAGTCATAATATTCTTGAACACTATTTATAGTTCTATTATAACTCTTAATTTCGTATGCATAAACATTTAATTTATGGAAATTTTTAGCTACATAATCTAATAATATATCTTCCCAACCTAATGTTGTTCCTTTTTGAACAATATCTTTAAACATAGATTTTGACATAATATAAATTTTAACT comes from the Gemella morbillorum genome and includes:
- the glgA gene encoding glycogen synthase GlgA, which produces MKILFVAAEAAPFVKVGGLGDVIGSLPKALQDEDIEARVILPLYSSIDREKYNLEYRQHIFINLGWRTVYCGIFETEIDGVKYYFIDNEQYFNRDSVYGQSDDGERFAFFSKAALEILPHIEYKPDVLNANDWHTALSIIYLDDLKSRGENFYSDIKSVISIHNIEFQGKFNPYDMGYLFGLDNKYFDALIYNGDLNLLKGAIQLADRISTVSETYAHEILDPYFSYGLDSILKIEQGKLHGIVNGLDIDKFNSKTDKQIYQNFDLKTLKNKVQNKLKFQEEMSLEVNENIPMIGMVTRLTHQKGIDLVLHVADQILKSGAQLIILGTGDRHYEDALRSLEHRRHDKVRSLIMFSSEMSSKVYSSCDMFLMPSKTEPCGLSQLISMRYATVPIVHRVGGLRDTVEPFDGKNGTGFTFESFDAYDMLDAVYRATYCYYQERHNWNKIMKNAINQDVSWKKSALKYIEMYNEIV
- a CDS encoding glycogen/starch/alpha-glucan phosphorylase, with translation MKNKRFKEKIEKYLKRQFGLTIDSASKRQVYEALMSTIREDLSEKKFAYEQELKKTRQKRAYYMSMEFLVGRTLRNNLFNLDLEKDVREYFADNGISLDEIYDIEPDPGLGNGGLGRLASCYLDALTSSDYPVTGFSILYEYGIFKQVINNGWQQEFPDYWLDLGKYGLVYRNDEEVEVRFYGRVEEKLTEDGFKVEHKDYTSIQAEPYDLLISGYKTGTVNTLRLWEAKAKTGFNMKLFERGEYSKSSEAEAIASSISKLLYPADSTNEGKELRIKQQYFFISASIQQLLKNHYNEFGTLENLFEHVALHINDTHPAMGVPELMRLLLDEYGYSWDKAWDITTKTFAYTNHTIMAEALEKWSVELFKPLLPRIYSIIEEINKRFCQWVIDQGKDYTLAETAIIYDNQIRMANLSIVGSHNVNGVSKLHSDILVDSTFRAFHELYPTKFGNVTNGIAHRRWLGQANPELAEYLEDLIGDDFVKDLSKIDKLNKYAKDKKVVEKLQEIKKVKKEQLAKYIQETTGITVNPDSIFDVQVKRLHEYKRQLLNALHIVYLYREIKYNGLRPVPRTFIFAAKASSGYQMAKNIIKFIHSISQLIESDELVRDYIKVVFLPDYKVTLAEKIIPAADISEQISQAGKEASGTGNMKLMLNGALTLGTLDGANVEIHEAVGDDNIFIFGLETPEVDELNRHGYKPWEYYNSSARIKDTLDFIRTMTVGGMNFSFIVDYLLTQDSYMCLADFESYVAAQELVAKTYQDKEKWGQMSLINTANAGIFSADRSVEEYAKDIWNIKKVK